One part of the Eucalyptus grandis isolate ANBG69807.140 chromosome 10, ASM1654582v1, whole genome shotgun sequence genome encodes these proteins:
- the LOC104423182 gene encoding LOW QUALITY PROTEIN: protein TOO MANY MOUTHS (The sequence of the model RefSeq protein was modified relative to this genomic sequence to represent the inferred CDS: inserted 2 bases in 2 codons) codes for LAPLAAPFTVIPSDSGLVDTPQNGPKNGARTDPREQEAVYDVMRATGNEWAAXIVDVCRGRWHGIECMPDKHGVYHVVSLSFGELSDDTAFPTCDPAWSYISPAVTRLPHLRTLFFYRCFSYNPQPIPAFLGKLGSTLQTLVLRENGHVGPIPIEIGNLTRLRVLDLHKNDLNGSIPGSLGRVAGLRSLDLSGNKLTGSIPGFGFPSLSVLDLNQNLLTGLIPPSLGTFLSLIKIDLSHNHLTGPIPESINRLRDLILLDLSYNGLSGPXPESLKDMTSLEALVLKGNPMESVTIPDDAFAGMNVLTILVLSDMNLHGPIPESLGRLPSLRVLHLDRNRLSGSIPESFWNLRSIAELRLNDNQLTGPIPFGKETVWRMKRKLRLYNNSGLCYDAGGGFEDGSGSSHDLGIGLCDAAAARSGSARTVRHTSEGNDADGDMTRTAQASSSVGAHRRSLLVLPPILIASIVVIPLFS; via the exons CTAGCGCCTCTCGCCGCGCCCTTCACCGTGATCCCCTCGGACTCCGGCCTCGTCGACACCCCACAGAACGGGCCGAAGAATGGGGCCCGGACCGACCCCCGGGAGCAGGAGGCCGTGTACGACGTCATGCGCGCCACGGGGAACGAGTGGGCCG GCATCGTAGACGTGTGCCGGGGCCGGTGGCACGGCATCGAGTGCATGCCCGACAAGCATGGTGTGTACCATGTCGTGTCGCTCTCGTTCGGGGAACTGTCGGATGACACCGCGTTCCCGACCTGCGACCCAGCCTGGTCCTACATCTCACCGGCCGTGACCAGGCTGCCTCACCTCAGGACCTTGTTCTTTTACCGCTGCTTCAGCTACAATCCTCAGCCGATCCCGGCATTCCTGGGCAAACTTGGCTCCACATTGCAAACTTTGGTGCTCAGGGAAAATGGGCATGTGGGTCCAATTCCTATTGAAATTGGGAACTTGACCCGCTTGAGGGTCCTTGATCTCCACAAGAACGACCTCAATGGTTCGATACCGGGTTCTCTGGGTCGGGTTGCCGGTTTAAGGTCGCTCGATTTGAGCGGAAATAAACTGACCGGGTCGATACCGGGCTTCGGCTTCCCGTCCTTGAGTGTGCTGGACCTGAACCAGAACCTCTTAACCGGTCTGATCCCGCCGTCCCTAGGAACATTCCTCTCGTTGATCAAAATCGACCTCAGCCACAATCACCTCACCGGTCCTATCCCCGAGTCGATCAACCGTCTCCGAGACCTCATTTTGTTGGACCTGAGCTACAATGGCCTTTCGGGTC TTCCCGAGTCGCTCAAGGACATGACTTCTCTCGAAGCACTCGTGCTGAAAGGAAACCCGATGGAATCCGTAACCATACCGGATGACGCCTTCGCTGGTATGAACGTTCTAACGATTCTAGTACTATCAGACATGAACCTGCACGGACCGATCCCCGAATCGCTAGGCCGGTTGCCGAGCCTGCGCGTGCTCCACCTTGACCGGAACCGCCTGAGTGGCTCGATACCGGAGAGCTTTTGGAACTTGAGGAGCATCGCGGAGCTGAGGCTGAACGACAACCAACTGACGGGTCCGATCCCATTTGGGAAGGAGACGGtctggaggatgaagaggaaaCTGAGGCTCTACAACAACTCAGGACTCTGCTACGATGCGGGCGGCGGCTTCGAAGATGGTTCGGGCTCTTCTCATGATTTGGGCATCGGCTTGTGCGATGCCGCCGCAGCAAGAAGCGGGTCCGCAAGAACCGTGCGACACACGTCCGAAGGAAACGATGCCGATGGGGACATGACAAGAACAGCTCAAGCGTCATCGTCTGTCGGAGCCCACCGTCGTTCTCTTCTGGTTTTGCCTCCGATTTTGATAGCTTCGATCGTAGTTATCCCACTTTTCTCGTAA